From a region of the Tenggerimyces flavus genome:
- the infC gene encoding translation initiation factor IF-3, with protein MGFRIRERGSPFSRSHRPRSPHYTGGDITTELRVNDRIRVPEVRLVGPNGEQVGIVRIEDALRLAQEADLDLVEVAPTARPPVCKLMDYGKFKYETAQKAREARRNQAQTVIKEMKLRPKIDPHDYDTKKGHVVRFLRQGDKVKITIMFRGREQSRPELGFRLLQRLSEDVADLGFVESNPRQDGRNMIMVLTPHKRKSEARAEVQAEKAKKAAEREADREAERLERVSGNHPVGSNGSSAPAAEAEGEPADTVDEAADDVTAVPENETA; from the coding sequence GTGGGCTTCCGCATACGAGAACGCGGGAGCCCTTTTTCGCGTTCTCACCGCCCCAGATCACCGCACTACACAGGAGGAGACATAACCACAGAGCTTCGCGTCAACGACCGGATCCGGGTTCCCGAGGTTCGGCTCGTCGGACCGAACGGTGAACAGGTCGGCATCGTGCGCATCGAAGATGCGTTGCGCCTGGCGCAGGAGGCTGATCTCGACCTTGTCGAGGTCGCGCCCACCGCGCGCCCGCCGGTCTGCAAGCTCATGGACTACGGCAAGTTCAAGTACGAGACCGCTCAGAAGGCCCGGGAAGCACGCCGCAACCAGGCCCAGACGGTGATCAAGGAAATGAAGCTCCGGCCGAAGATCGACCCGCACGACTACGACACCAAGAAGGGTCACGTCGTACGGTTCCTTCGCCAGGGCGACAAGGTCAAGATCACGATCATGTTCCGCGGACGGGAGCAGTCCCGACCCGAGCTCGGCTTCCGGCTGCTGCAGCGACTCTCCGAGGACGTCGCCGACCTCGGCTTCGTCGAGTCGAACCCGCGCCAGGACGGCCGCAACATGATCATGGTGCTGACCCCCCACAAGCGTAAGTCCGAGGCGCGAGCCGAGGTGCAGGCCGAGAAGGCGAAGAAGGCGGCCGAACGTGAGGCCGACCGCGAGGCCGAGCGCCTCGAACGCGTCTCCGGAAACCACCCCGTCGGCTCGAACGGCTCGAGCGCCCCGGCGGCCGAGGCCGAGGGCGAGCCGGCCGACACGGTCGATGAGGCCGCGGACGATGTGACCGCAGTACCCGAGAACGAAACAGCATAA
- the rpmI gene encoding 50S ribosomal protein L35, whose product MPKNKTHSGAKKRFKITGTGKLVHGRTNRGHLMEVKPSTRARRLAGEVEVNPADKKRAKKLLGR is encoded by the coding sequence ATGCCGAAGAACAAGACGCATAGCGGCGCAAAGAAGCGCTTCAAGATCACCGGGACCGGCAAGCTGGTCCACGGCCGTACCAACCGCGGTCACCTGATGGAGGTCAAGCCCTCCACCCGTGCCCGTCGGCTCGCCGGCGAGGTCGAGGTCAACCCGGCCGACAAGAAGCGGGCCAAGAAGTTGCTCGGTCGTTAG
- the rplT gene encoding 50S ribosomal protein L20: MARVKRAVNAQKKRRVVLERAKGYRGQRSRLYRKAKEQVTHSLVYAYRDRRAKKGDFRRLWITRINAAARLNGVTYNRFIQGLKAAGVEVDRKILAELAVTDAPAFAALVEVAKQAVPAETEAAA, translated from the coding sequence ATGGCACGCGTGAAGCGGGCAGTCAACGCCCAGAAGAAGCGTCGCGTCGTCCTCGAACGGGCCAAGGGCTACCGCGGCCAGCGCTCGCGCCTGTACCGCAAGGCCAAGGAGCAGGTCACCCACTCGCTGGTCTACGCCTACCGTGACCGCCGCGCGAAGAAGGGCGACTTCCGCCGCCTGTGGATCACCCGGATCAACGCCGCCGCTCGTCTGAACGGCGTCACGTACAACCGGTTCATCCAGGGCCTCAAGGCCGCCGGCGTCGAGGTCGACCGCAAGATCCTCGCCGAGCTGGCCGTGACCGACGCCCCGGCGTTCGCCGCCCTCGTCGAGGTCGCGAAGCAGGCCGTTCCCGCCGAGACCGAGGCGGCCGCCTGA
- a CDS encoding TrmH family RNA methyltransferase, producing MAGPELTDPRNSRVAAARRLAKRAFRVRGRRFLAEGPQAVQEALGVPGVVLELYATGAAADRHADLVVAANAADIPVRLVSGEVFAALSQTVTPQGLIAVCAFVDTPFADVVATDPLLVAVLAQVRDPGNAGTVVRCADAAGAEAVVLTDASVDVYNPKCVRASAGSLFHLPVAVGVDATAGAAGLREHGLRILAADGAGELDLDTAADDGLLSGPTAWIFGNEAWGLPPETRALADAVVRVPVHGRAESLNLATAAAVCLYASARAQRQRGGCRTPSKQR from the coding sequence CTGGCAGGTCCCGAGCTCACCGACCCGCGCAACAGCAGGGTCGCGGCGGCTCGCCGACTTGCCAAGCGCGCGTTTCGCGTCCGGGGCCGGCGATTCCTCGCTGAGGGACCGCAGGCCGTCCAGGAGGCGCTCGGCGTTCCCGGCGTCGTACTCGAGCTGTACGCCACCGGCGCGGCGGCCGACCGGCACGCCGACCTGGTCGTCGCTGCCAACGCCGCCGACATCCCCGTACGGCTGGTGTCCGGCGAGGTCTTCGCCGCGCTCTCCCAGACCGTGACGCCGCAGGGGCTGATCGCGGTCTGCGCGTTCGTCGACACCCCATTCGCCGACGTCGTCGCCACCGACCCACTGCTGGTCGCCGTGCTGGCCCAGGTCCGCGATCCCGGCAACGCCGGCACCGTCGTTCGCTGCGCCGACGCGGCCGGAGCCGAGGCGGTCGTGCTCACCGACGCCTCCGTCGACGTCTACAACCCCAAGTGCGTACGTGCCTCCGCGGGAAGCCTGTTCCACCTGCCGGTCGCGGTCGGTGTGGACGCGACCGCCGGCGCGGCCGGCCTCCGCGAGCACGGGCTGCGCATCCTCGCCGCCGACGGAGCGGGCGAGCTCGACCTCGACACCGCGGCCGACGATGGCCTGCTGAGCGGCCCGACCGCGTGGATCTTCGGCAACGAGGCATGGGGCTTGCCGCCGGAGACCAGGGCACTGGCGGACGCCGTCGTACGCGTTCCCGTCCACGGCCGGGCCGAGAGTCTGAACCTCGCGACCGCCGCGGCCGTGTGTCTGTATGCCTCCGCTCGTGCCCAACGCCAGCGTGGTGGGTGCCGGACACCCAGCAAACAGAGGTAG
- a CDS encoding sensor histidine kinase, protein MADPEDGRAVPVVDLDDVPDGLIVADDRACVTVVNRVATRLLRVPAEDLVGKHLSDALALQDRDGRDWWASARPYDGLNIRTGHPECSLFLPDGRELLVASKFIRPNGPSGKVERVVITLRSARLRIYEDGERSNLIATVAHELRSPLTSVKGFTATLLRKWDRFTDEQRRLMLETVEADADRLARLITDLLDVARIESNRLSLRRQPIDLGEHLEKTVASMQGAERVKDNLILLVDGPVPTMWLDLDKLDQVLANLLDNALRHGAGTVTVRLSRWQDGVRIVVDDEGRGIPESERERVFGRFWRGTGGSRGGSGLGLYIVRGLVEAHGGSVRVEQSPAGGARFVVELPNDIPEGLTD, encoded by the coding sequence GTGGCTGACCCCGAGGACGGGCGTGCGGTGCCCGTCGTCGATCTCGACGATGTGCCTGATGGGCTCATCGTCGCTGACGATCGTGCGTGCGTCACGGTCGTGAACCGGGTAGCGACCCGGCTCCTTCGCGTGCCCGCCGAGGACCTCGTCGGCAAGCACCTGTCCGACGCGCTGGCCCTGCAGGACCGGGACGGACGTGACTGGTGGGCGTCCGCGCGGCCGTACGACGGGCTGAACATCCGGACCGGCCATCCCGAGTGCAGCCTGTTCCTTCCCGATGGGCGGGAACTGCTGGTCGCGTCCAAGTTCATCCGCCCGAACGGGCCGTCCGGCAAGGTCGAGCGCGTCGTCATCACGTTGCGGAGCGCGCGGCTGCGGATCTACGAGGACGGCGAACGTTCCAACCTGATCGCCACCGTCGCGCACGAGCTGCGGTCGCCACTCACCAGCGTCAAGGGCTTCACCGCGACTCTGTTGCGCAAGTGGGACCGGTTCACCGACGAGCAGCGCCGGCTGATGCTGGAGACCGTCGAGGCGGACGCGGACCGGCTGGCCCGGCTGATCACCGACCTGCTGGACGTGGCGCGGATCGAGTCGAACCGGTTGTCGCTGCGCCGTCAGCCGATCGACCTCGGCGAGCACCTGGAGAAGACCGTCGCGTCGATGCAGGGCGCCGAACGGGTGAAGGACAACCTGATCCTGCTCGTCGACGGCCCGGTGCCGACGATGTGGCTCGACCTCGACAAGCTCGACCAGGTGCTCGCGAACCTGCTCGACAACGCCTTGCGCCACGGCGCCGGCACGGTGACAGTCCGGCTGAGCCGCTGGCAGGACGGCGTGCGGATCGTGGTCGACGACGAGGGCCGGGGGATCCCGGAGTCCGAGCGGGAGCGGGTGTTCGGCCGCTTCTGGCGCGGCACCGGCGGCAGCCGCGGCGGCTCGGGCCTCGGGCTGTACATCGTGCGCGGCCTCGTCGAAGCCCACGGCGGCTCGGTCCGCGTCGAGCAGTCGCCGGCCGGTGGTGCCCGCTTCGTGGTGGAGCTGCCGAACGACATCCCCGAGGGGCTCACCGACTAA
- the pheS gene encoding phenylalanine--tRNA ligase subunit alpha, giving the protein MSGPNKNYDPVEVTPLHADEVERMRDEALAAIAKAADLDELRDVRLGHAGDRSPLGLANREIGALPPQARKDAGMRLGGARRAVNDALATRQQELEHERDERILIDESVDVTLPWDGEPLGARHPLTTLQERIADVFVAMGWEVFNGPEVEAEWLNFDALNIAPDHPARTTMDTFFIDPPEAGLVLRTHTSPGQARTMLSKQPPIYVVCPGRTYRTDELDATHTPVFHQVEGLVVDEGITMAHLKGTLDHFAQAMFGAGLTTRLRPYYFPFTEPSAELDLQCFVCRGESVGNPDRPCRTCSSEGWIEWGGCGVVNPRVLTACGIDPERYSGFAFGMGIERTLMFRNGVEDMRDMVEGDVRFTRPFGWES; this is encoded by the coding sequence ATGTCGGGCCCGAACAAGAACTACGACCCCGTCGAGGTCACGCCGCTGCATGCCGACGAGGTGGAGCGGATGCGCGACGAGGCGCTGGCCGCGATCGCGAAGGCCGCCGACCTCGACGAGCTGCGCGACGTACGCCTCGGGCACGCCGGTGACCGGAGCCCGCTCGGCCTCGCCAACCGGGAGATCGGCGCGCTGCCGCCGCAGGCCCGCAAGGACGCCGGCATGCGCCTCGGCGGCGCCCGCCGCGCCGTCAACGACGCGCTCGCCACGCGCCAACAAGAGCTCGAGCACGAACGCGACGAGCGCATCCTCATCGACGAGTCCGTCGACGTCACGCTCCCGTGGGACGGCGAGCCGCTGGGCGCACGACACCCGCTGACCACGCTGCAAGAACGCATCGCCGACGTCTTCGTCGCCATGGGCTGGGAAGTCTTCAACGGGCCCGAGGTCGAAGCCGAGTGGCTGAACTTCGACGCGCTCAACATCGCGCCCGACCACCCCGCGCGGACGACGATGGACACGTTCTTCATCGACCCGCCCGAGGCCGGTCTCGTCCTCCGCACCCACACGAGCCCCGGGCAGGCGCGGACGATGCTGTCCAAGCAGCCGCCGATCTACGTGGTGTGCCCCGGCCGTACGTACCGCACCGACGAGCTCGACGCGACGCACACGCCGGTCTTCCACCAGGTCGAGGGCCTCGTCGTCGACGAGGGCATCACGATGGCCCACCTCAAGGGCACGCTCGACCACTTCGCGCAGGCGATGTTCGGCGCCGGCCTCACGACCCGACTGCGCCCGTACTACTTCCCGTTCACCGAGCCGAGCGCCGAGCTCGACCTGCAGTGCTTCGTGTGCCGCGGCGAGTCGGTCGGCAACCCGGACCGCCCCTGCCGCACCTGCTCCAGCGAGGGCTGGATCGAGTGGGGCGGCTGCGGCGTCGTCAACCCGCGCGTACTCACCGCCTGCGGCATCGACCCCGAGCGGTACTCCGGGTTCGCGTTCGGGATGGGGATCGAACGGACGCTGATGTTCCGCAACGGCGTCGAGGACATGCGCGACATGGTCGAAGGTGACGTCCGGTTCACCCGGCCGTTTGGATGGGAGAGCTGA
- the pheT gene encoding phenylalanine--tRNA ligase subunit beta translates to MRVPISWLREFVELPESETARAVADRLIRAGLEVEGVDEVGADVTGPLVVGRVVSYEDETHSNGKTIRWCSIDVGEDEPRGIICGAHNFAQDDLVVVALPGAVLPGGFAITARKTYGHVSDGMICSQRELGLGDDHTGIIVLPPGEADPGAEAAPILLLREDVLDIAVTPDRGYTMSVRGVAREAATAYDLPLRDPAAGAINAPTDAGYPVRSEDLDGCPVFAAVGVTGFDPTVRSPRWLQRRLQLAGTRPISLGVDVTNYVMYEFGQPIHGWDSSKLRGGIVVRRSQPGEKLLTLDGVTRELDPEDLVVTDDSGPIGLGGVMGGDSTELDPSTTEILVEAAYWDPVTIARTARRHRLPSEASKRFERGVDSSVQAHAARRVASLLVELGGGRIESESVFGTSLVPPTVPIAADHAAKVAGYPIATDVSVKRLRDVGCTVVEQGSTLQVTPPSWRPDLTDPNDFAEEVIRLEGYEAVPSVLPVAPPGRGLTAEQRQHRLIGRRLAGAGYVEILAYPPFIGESDFDKLGLPADDARRHALRLANPLSEEAPLLRTSLLPGLLATLRRNVGRGATDVALFETGRVFRPSPGAQQVAPRLRVDQRPTDAELASLDAVLPAQPDRVAIVAAGERYATGWWGAGRPSTWADAIQAGRIVASALGVTVDVRADDHAPWHPGRCAVLLVDGRVVGHAGELHPKVVEAYGLPARTVAMELQPDLLGVLDSTVPAPAVSTFPPAKEDVALIVPASVPVADVEAALRSGAGPLLESVRLFDVYVGTQIPDGTRSLAFALRFRAPDRTLTDTDVSAAKQSAVDSAARRTGAVQRGA, encoded by the coding sequence ATGCGGGTCCCGATCTCCTGGCTGCGGGAGTTCGTCGAGCTGCCGGAGTCCGAGACCGCCCGCGCTGTGGCGGACCGGCTGATCCGCGCCGGCCTGGAGGTGGAGGGCGTCGACGAGGTCGGCGCCGACGTCACCGGGCCGCTCGTGGTCGGCCGCGTCGTGTCGTACGAGGACGAGACGCACTCCAACGGCAAGACCATCCGCTGGTGCTCGATCGACGTCGGCGAGGACGAGCCGCGCGGCATCATCTGCGGCGCGCACAACTTCGCTCAGGACGACCTCGTGGTCGTCGCGCTTCCCGGCGCGGTGCTGCCGGGCGGCTTCGCGATCACCGCGCGCAAGACGTACGGCCATGTCTCCGACGGCATGATCTGCTCGCAGCGCGAGCTCGGCCTCGGCGACGACCACACCGGGATCATCGTGCTGCCGCCCGGCGAGGCCGATCCGGGCGCCGAGGCCGCGCCGATCCTGCTGCTGCGCGAGGACGTGCTCGACATCGCCGTCACGCCCGACCGCGGCTACACGATGTCGGTCCGCGGCGTCGCGCGCGAGGCGGCGACCGCGTACGACCTGCCGCTGCGCGATCCCGCTGCCGGCGCCATCAACGCGCCCACCGACGCCGGCTACCCGGTGCGCTCGGAGGACCTCGACGGCTGCCCGGTCTTCGCGGCGGTCGGCGTCACCGGTTTCGACCCGACCGTGCGCAGCCCGCGCTGGCTGCAGCGGCGGCTGCAGCTCGCCGGCACCCGGCCGATCTCGCTCGGCGTCGACGTGACCAACTACGTGATGTACGAGTTCGGCCAGCCGATCCACGGTTGGGACAGCTCGAAGCTGCGCGGCGGCATCGTCGTCCGTCGCTCGCAGCCGGGGGAGAAGCTGCTCACGCTCGACGGCGTGACGCGCGAGCTCGACCCCGAGGACCTCGTCGTCACCGACGACTCCGGCCCGATCGGGCTCGGCGGGGTGATGGGCGGCGACTCGACCGAGCTCGACCCGTCGACGACCGAGATCCTGGTCGAGGCGGCGTACTGGGACCCGGTCACGATCGCCCGCACCGCCCGCCGGCACAGGCTGCCGAGCGAGGCGTCCAAGCGGTTCGAACGAGGCGTCGACTCCTCCGTCCAGGCCCACGCCGCGCGCCGGGTCGCCTCGCTGTTGGTCGAGCTGGGCGGCGGGCGGATCGAGTCCGAGTCGGTGTTCGGGACCAGCCTCGTACCCCCGACCGTTCCGATCGCCGCCGACCACGCCGCGAAGGTCGCCGGGTACCCGATCGCGACCGACGTCTCGGTCAAGCGGCTGCGCGACGTCGGCTGCACGGTCGTCGAGCAGGGCTCGACGTTGCAGGTGACGCCGCCGTCGTGGCGGCCCGACCTCACCGACCCGAACGACTTCGCCGAGGAGGTGATCCGGCTCGAGGGGTACGAGGCCGTGCCCAGCGTGCTGCCGGTCGCGCCTCCCGGCCGCGGGCTGACCGCCGAGCAGCGCCAGCACCGGCTGATCGGGCGGCGGCTCGCGGGAGCCGGGTACGTGGAGATCCTCGCGTACCCCCCGTTCATCGGCGAGTCCGACTTCGACAAGCTCGGCCTCCCCGCCGACGACGCGCGGCGGCACGCGCTCCGGCTGGCCAACCCGCTGTCGGAGGAGGCGCCGCTGCTGCGTACCTCACTACTGCCGGGCCTGCTGGCGACGCTCCGCCGGAACGTCGGGCGAGGCGCGACGGATGTCGCGTTGTTCGAGACCGGACGGGTGTTCCGGCCCTCGCCGGGTGCGCAGCAGGTCGCGCCGCGGCTGCGCGTCGACCAGCGGCCGACCGACGCCGAGCTGGCTTCGCTCGACGCCGTTCTCCCCGCGCAGCCGGACCGCGTCGCGATCGTGGCGGCGGGGGAGCGGTACGCCACCGGCTGGTGGGGTGCCGGCCGCCCGTCGACCTGGGCCGACGCGATCCAGGCCGGCCGGATCGTCGCGTCGGCGTTGGGCGTGACGGTCGACGTACGTGCCGACGACCACGCGCCATGGCACCCGGGTCGCTGCGCCGTACTGCTCGTCGACGGTCGTGTCGTCGGGCACGCGGGGGAGCTGCACCCGAAGGTGGTCGAGGCCTACGGGTTGCCTGCTCGGACGGTCGCGATGGAGCTGCAGCCGGATCTGCTCGGGGTGTTGGACTCGACCGTTCCTGCTCCCGCTGTGTCGACGTTCCCGCCGGCGAAGGAGGACGTGGCGCTGATCGTTCCGGCGTCAGTTCCCGTCGCGGACGTCGAAGCGGCACTGCGCTCGGGAGCGGGCCCGCTGCTGGAGTCGGTGCGGCTGTTCGACGTGTACGTCGGCACCCAGATCCCCGACGGCACGCGGTCGCTGGCGTTCGCACTGCGGTTCCGCGCACCGGACCGCACGCTGACCGACACCGACGTCTCGGCCGCGAAGCAGTCCGCCGTCGACTCGGCCGCCCGCCGAACCGGCGCCGTCCAGCGCGGCGCCTAA
- a CDS encoding aminoglycoside phosphotransferase family protein, producing the protein MPDADPLAPVAKLDVDQLLAAVHSAGVELEVTGRAAEGEVGAAFVRWPDGREGVLTGIPGGPLAGETRRNASLLELARDQGVLVPTYDLVVDVPGGGVAIVQQRLPGSVPAVRDKTLAEAMLATLDSFEGVLAERPDVPAPELYLLRSGPGYCVHESLEAFSPRTRRLLAWVREVGAGTPSTMTGTDLVHMDYHPANVLVDAAGQVTGVVDWDGIGRGDRWFGLVNLRYEAAPAGFPPDVIRWLDGLLDERIDPAVLRLYWASMSLRSVDWVIRHYSPANVEDRLDVAESRMT; encoded by the coding sequence GTGCCTGACGCCGATCCCCTCGCGCCCGTTGCCAAGCTCGACGTCGACCAGCTCCTCGCCGCGGTCCACTCCGCCGGCGTGGAGCTCGAGGTGACCGGACGCGCTGCCGAGGGAGAGGTCGGCGCGGCGTTCGTCCGCTGGCCGGACGGCCGGGAGGGCGTGCTCACCGGAATCCCCGGCGGACCGCTCGCCGGCGAGACTCGGCGGAACGCGTCGCTGCTCGAGCTCGCGCGCGACCAAGGCGTGCTCGTGCCCACGTACGACCTGGTCGTCGACGTACCCGGTGGTGGCGTCGCGATCGTGCAGCAGCGGCTGCCCGGATCGGTGCCAGCCGTTCGCGACAAGACGCTGGCCGAGGCGATGCTGGCGACGCTCGACTCGTTCGAAGGCGTGCTGGCCGAAAGGCCGGACGTCCCAGCACCGGAGCTCTACCTGCTGCGCAGCGGCCCGGGCTACTGCGTGCACGAGTCGCTCGAGGCGTTCAGTCCACGAACCCGCCGGCTGCTCGCCTGGGTCCGCGAGGTCGGCGCGGGCACGCCATCGACGATGACCGGCACCGATCTGGTCCACATGGACTACCACCCGGCGAACGTGCTGGTCGACGCCGCCGGACAGGTCACCGGCGTCGTCGACTGGGACGGCATCGGCCGCGGCGACCGCTGGTTCGGCCTGGTCAACCTGCGCTACGAGGCCGCCCCGGCCGGGTTCCCACCAGACGTGATCCGATGGCTCGACGGCCTCCTCGACGAACGCATCGACCCCGCCGTCCTCCGCCTCTACTGGGCGAGCATGAGCCTGCGCAGCGTCGACTGGGTGATCCGGCATTACTCGCCGGCCAACGTCGAGGACCGCCTCGACGTCGCCGAGTCGCGCATGACCTAG
- a CDS encoding helix-turn-helix transcriptional regulator: MRAETSPTARALLALELLQSSPGITADRLADKLGVTERAARRYVGILREAGIPIESVRGPYGGYRVGRGLRLPPLMFGAAEALGLVMAVLDGHHDASDPSTLVGRALDKIVRALPEPVAAQAEAVRRNTAAAPDYSAARPDPETTIALVQACSNHRCVRLDYKSEAGSEWVMDVEPWAVVVRHGRWYVLCRNRRSDATRAYRVDRIRSIDPLDHTFLPPAELDPVAMLEEHLSVGWEYEVEVVISIPLAKVRRWLPRTLGTLTAVDEETTRLVGTTGNPYYCAEMLAKLPAPYRILGCPEIRAAARELGERALAAVADVD; this comes from the coding sequence GTGAGGGCCGAGACCAGCCCGACCGCGCGGGCGTTGCTGGCGCTGGAGCTGCTGCAGAGCAGCCCGGGCATCACCGCGGACCGGCTCGCGGACAAGCTCGGCGTCACCGAGCGGGCTGCGCGGCGGTACGTCGGGATCCTGCGCGAGGCGGGCATCCCGATCGAGTCGGTGCGTGGCCCGTACGGCGGCTATCGCGTCGGTCGTGGGCTGAGGCTGCCGCCGCTGATGTTCGGCGCCGCCGAGGCGTTGGGCCTGGTGATGGCCGTCCTCGACGGGCACCACGACGCGAGCGACCCTTCGACGCTGGTCGGCCGGGCGCTGGACAAGATCGTGCGGGCGCTGCCGGAGCCGGTCGCGGCCCAGGCCGAGGCCGTACGCCGGAACACCGCCGCCGCGCCCGACTACTCCGCAGCCCGACCCGATCCGGAGACGACGATCGCGCTTGTCCAGGCCTGCTCCAACCACCGCTGCGTCCGCCTGGACTACAAGTCGGAGGCCGGCTCGGAGTGGGTGATGGACGTCGAGCCGTGGGCGGTCGTCGTTCGGCACGGGCGTTGGTACGTGTTGTGCCGCAACCGCCGTTCGGACGCGACGCGGGCGTACCGGGTCGACCGGATCCGTTCGATCGACCCGCTCGACCACACGTTTCTCCCGCCGGCCGAGCTCGATCCGGTCGCGATGCTCGAGGAGCATCTGTCGGTCGGGTGGGAGTACGAGGTCGAGGTCGTGATCTCCATCCCGTTGGCGAAAGTGCGACGCTGGCTGCCGCGGACGCTCGGGACGTTGACGGCGGTCGACGAGGAGACGACGCGGCTGGTGGGGACGACGGGCAACCCGTACTACTGCGCGGAGATGCTCGCGAAGCTTCCCGCGCCGTACCGGATCCTGGGCTGCCCCGAGATCCGCGCCGCCGCCCGCGAGCTCGGCGAACGCGCGCTGGCGGCCGTGGCCGACGTCGACTAG